The nucleotide sequence GTCCTGTTTATATTTGCTTTAATCTACCCATCTCCATTGATTGCCGCACGTCTAAAACCGCCACCCGAGATCAAGAGGGAATTGCCCACGCAACCCGAAATCCTCAAGAGCAATGCTGGCCAGAGGGAGTCGGCAGAAGTCTTGCCCGGATTGAGTTCTGCCCCTGAGCGGCGGACAGCCCTTGTTATCGGTAACGGTTCATATGAGACGGGCCGCCTGAAGAATCCGGTGAACGACGCAACAGACATGGCGGCAATCCTGAAGCATTTGGGTTTCAAGGTAATCCTCAAGACCAATGCCAGCCAGCGGGAGATGGACGAAGCGGTGCGGGAGTTCGGCAGAAGTCTTACACGGAGTGATGTGGGACTGTTCTATTTCGCCGGGCATGGCATCCAGACGGGAGGAAGCAACTACCTCATTCCCGTATCAGCGCGTATTGAGAAGGAAGAGGATGTCCGTTTTGAAGCCATTGATGCAGGTCGTATCCTGTCCGAAATGGACCACGCCAACAACGGTCTTAACATCGTTCTTCTCGATGCCTGCCGTAACAATCCCTTTGCCCGGAGTTTCCGAAGCGAGAGCCGAGGATTGGCCATCATTGGCCAAGTGCCGAAGGGTGCTTTTATTTCATACGCGACGGCTCCCGGAGATATCGCGAGAGATGGAGATGGGAGGAACAGCCCCTATACAGGCGCTCTTCTACAATATATGCAGACGCCGGGGGTGCCTATTGAGACCGTTTTCAAACGGGTCAGACTGAAGCTGGATAGCGAGACAGGG is from Deltaproteobacteria bacterium and encodes:
- a CDS encoding caspase family protein yields the protein MQAMPIRIFLVLFIFALIYPSPLIAARLKPPPEIKRELPTQPEILKSNAGQRESAEVLPGLSSAPERRTALVIGNGSYETGRLKNPVNDATDMAAILKHLGFKVILKTNASQREMDEAVREFGRSLTRSDVGLFYFAGHGIQTGGSNYLIPVSARIEKEEDVRFEAIDAGRILSEMDHANNGLNIVLLDACRNNPFARSFRSESRGLAIIGQVPKGAFISYATAPGDIARDGDGRNSPYTGALLQYMQTPGVPIETVFKRVRLKLDSETGGKQVPWESSSLKGDFYFVPSGPQAAVVERPAPAQAQQDYALSRPPVSTTNEIKRDGYFIVYDNGTVLDTKTNLMWAAKDNGSKINWANAKSYCENYRGGGYTDWRMPTRDELAGLYNKGIGYTPVCAASGDTAKVHLTNLITVSCWWVWASETRGSEAVPFSFLTGVREWFLQSIDYSHRALPVRSGK